The Aneurinibacillus migulanus genome contains the following window.
TTAATGCGATAAACAAGACAACCGCCGCCAGCAGTCCGATCAACGTATAAAGAACGAGACGTTTATTCGTGCTAGACGTTTTTTCCTTGGCGCGTATATTTGTTGAAGTGCTTTTGTTTTGCGCGCCTTTTCGGTTGGATTTTTTGCTCATTAGATCCCTTCTTCCCATCAAAAGTATATTATTCAACCGAACAAAACATACCTTCTTGATTGCCGGTTGTCATCTACTAATACGTGCGATTTCATTTGAATCCGCACGTATTATAGCATTCAACCTTTGTACGAGCAAGAGATTCGATGTTCTCGGTACATTTAGCTACATATGGTACAATAAAAAATGGATAATAGTGTCGTATTGTTGAACATTCAGGAAGTTTACGAGTGGAGGTGGCGAAGAATGAGGAAGTGGCTGATTACACCAGCCATTGCGCTGGTCGTCTCAGCCGTTGTCTTTTCTTTTATTCTGCTGAATGCTGAGGAAGAAGAACAAGTCACAGATGAACAGGATCGCATGGCGAATACATATGCATGGGAACAACCGCTAAATGAAGAAGATCCTTTTGATTCGGGATGGCCAGGGCCGGACCGTCCAGATCCGGCGACAATCAATGCAGAACAAAGTATATCAGAAGCAAAACCGCCAGCAGGAGAGAAATTTAAGGCAGAAGGATTGTCACTGGAAGATGATACATATGCGGTGGATACGAAGAGCGGGGACGTGAATGGAGACGGGATAGCAGATCGCATTATTTTAATTGGCACACGCATCCCGCTGGGGGAATCATTTTCGCCCTATGTTTTCAATCTTGGCCTTGTCGTACAGGATGGAAAAAACCATACGTACATGAAGAGGGTGTTCCGATACACGTCTCCAGACGGTCAGGAAGAGGAGGTTGTAGCTCAACGGCCAAGTTTATCGATCGCTGATGACACCGGTGTGATTACAGTTATTGTTCCTGAAGGTGGCGAAGGCCAGGTAAAGCATGAGTTTCTTATCAGTTGGAAAGAGAATCAGCCAGTCATGCTTTCTCCAAAAGAGAGCGTTTTATTACGGTAAAAAATTTTTTTGACAAGTCTCGAATTCGTGAGACTTGTCTTTTTTTATAAATATAAGCCGAAGCAAAGATATTTGACAGATTATAAAATTTAAAAAAAGCGAGGAATGTGCCGATGATTTGTATGTATATATATACAAATAGCAGAACAGCGCAGAAAGAGAGAGAAAAATGAAGAGAAAGACACTTATTAAATTCTATACATGCATGGTGCTTATCGGGTTCAATGCCATTCTGTGGTCGTATATGTGGCAGGAATTCAAGCAAACACGAGCAGACGCGACTGCATCTCGGCATCATCCTCAACCAAAAACAGAACTAACAGAGTCTCATAAGATGAAACAGCAACCAGCTGACGATCCTGTAATAGCTTCTGAAAGAGCGGATTCGGATTCTTCTGTTGTGCAGAAGAAAGCTGGTGGAGAAGAGGCAGCTGCTTTCCTTGCATACGAGCGTTTACTACATGAGACAGAGTATGCAGAAGGAAAACGAGATAAGTACGTATCGCTTGTGGAAGAACAGATTTTAAACGGACAAAGAAGCAATGAAATTGATTATACCGTTTTGAAAGACGCAAACGCTGTGTTTCGAGATATCTCAAAACGTTTGAATAGTATTGAGATATCAGGAGATATATCCGAACAAAGCAAAAACGCTGCATACCAAGCGAAAACCGCGCTTAGTGAGTCATATTGGAATAAAGCGGATGCTATTGTCTCGTTAGCAAACTTTCTTGATACGAATGACGTAGAATGGAAAAAGAAATACGAGCGGAAAATTGAAAAAAGCGAAAAATACAAACAAGACAGCATAAATGCATTGCGTGTCCAAAAAACAAAACTTGGCATATCCAAATAAAAAAATAATATCTTAAGCTATAGTCCATTTTTCTTTTTTTATCTCGAAATGTTAAAAAAACTTATAAAATGAGATTGTTTTTCTTTACGTCCGATAATATATATTATGTTAACTAAGAAAAGATGTATTCTAAGAGATGTAATTCTACTCTCCTCTCGTCATAACGATTTATCTCCTGAACAGGAAGCCCCCTTGAGACACTCATGCCTGACCGACGGCTTCCCTGCGCTACGCGCTCGATACAGTCCATCTACCCGTCTTGTCTATGTTCTCTCTATAAATTCGACATTAAGACCATTCTCTTCGACCAGATTTTCTTAAGTATCTTTTTATTTTCAAAATATAATGATACCACGAAAAATTTCCCCCATTTGATCGTTATTCTCACTTAAATAAAAGGTCTGAAAGATCGATTGAACAAAAGTTGCTTGAATTTAAAACAATTAGAACACTAAATATAACCAAACTTAAAGTTCTTATTGAACCTGAGTTGCATCTTGAATTGACGGGCTCACACCCTGCATTTGGTGTAGTGAGGTTAAGAGAATTGCTTGCTACATGGGTTGTTCATGATTTAACGCACATTGCTCAAATCGTACGGGTAATGGCTAAGAGATACAGAGTAGACGTTGGGCCTTGGAAAGAATATTTAGGTATATTGAAAAAGTAATACTTATACTGTACTCTTCTTTACTAGCCCTTTATTAGATATATAATAGCGAAAATGTCTCAGCCTATCAGTTCAAAATTGACAAAATAACGCACTGAAGAGACAGGAGAACACATTCCTGTCTCAAATGCTTCTTGATTAATCATGAAAATTCGTGCCGTCTGTCACTGCTTTGACGACGTCGGTACGGACAACAAAGTCACCGAAGTGCTCGCCTTCCCGCCTTTCTTTCGCGTAGCGGGAAAAAAGCACACGCAGTTCGCTCAAAATTTCTTCTTCACCGATGTTTTCACGATACATTTTGCTTAGGCGGCTACCGTCAAAGGCTGCGCCAAGATACATGTTGTATTTGCCGGGCGCTTTGCCGATAAAGGCAATTTCGCCAAGCGCCGGACGGGCACAACCGTTCGGGCAGCCGGTCATGCGGATCGTAATTTCTTCGTTGCACAAACCGTTTTCATCGACAATAGCCTCGATCTTCTCAAGCAGTACCGGCAAATAGCGTTCTGCTTCCGCCATCGCCAATCCACACGTCGGAAGAGCGACGCACGCCAGCGAGCTGCGACGAAGTGCTGTATAATGCTCGCCATTCGTCAAACCGTATTGCTCGATCAACTCGCTAATCCTTTTCTTGGTTTGGCTTGATACGTTGGCAATGATCAGGTTTTGATTTGCTGTCAAACGGAAATCACCGGTATGAATTTTGGCAATTTCACGCAAGCCAGTCTTCAGCTTGTAATCATCAAAATCTGCGACACGGCCACCTTGGACAAACAGTGTAAAATGCCATATTCCCTGAACACCTTTTACCCAGCCGTAGCGGTCGCCGTTATGGTCGAAATGATACGGCTTCGCTTCATCCAGGCTCCAGCCGAGGCGAGCTTCCAATTCAGCCTTGATTGTTTCCAGTCCGAGGCGGTCAACTGTATACTTAAACCGAGCATTTTTGCGGACAGAACGGTTTCCATAGTCACGCTGAATCGTAATGACTTTTTCCGCCACATCATAAATTTTGTCCGACGTACAGAAGCCGATTACTTTAGCGAGTTGCGGATACGTTGCTTTGTCGCCATGTGTCATACCCATGCCGCCGCCGATGGCCACGTTAAAACCGACAAGCTTTCCTTCTTCAACAATCGCAATGAATCCAAGATCCTGCGAATAGACATCAATGTCATTTGATGGCGGAACGGCGATACCGATCTTAAACTTCCGCGGCAAATAAAGCGGGCCATACATCGGTTCGACTTCTTCTGCTTCTGGCGTACCAGCAACTTTTTCTTCATCCAACCAAAGCTCATGATAGGCTCTTGTCCGTGGTAATAAATCATTACTCAACTTTTTCGCCCTTTCGTATACTTCTAAATGAATTTCAGATTGATATGGATTCGGGTTACACATAACGTTCCGATTCACATCGCCGCATGCCGCAATTGTATCCAAAAGGGACGTATGAATTTCCTGAATTGTTTTTTTCATATTCCATTTTAAAATACCGTGCATTTGAAATGTCTGGCGTGTTGTCAGTTTTAAGGTCCCGTTTCCGTACTTTTGGGCAAGCTCATCCATGACAAGCCATTGAGCTGGTGTTGCCACACCGCCCGGCAAACGGACACGCAGCATGAATTGATACGCAGGTTCAAGCTTTTGCTTTTGGCGCTCGTTGCGGAGATCCCGGTCATCCTGCAAGTAGCTACCGTGAAATTTCATCAGGCGATTGTCATCTTCGGAAATTCCGGCGCTGATCGGTTCTAACATCGATTCCGCCAGCGTGCCGCGCAAATAGTTGCTTTCTTCTTTAATGCGCTCAACATCGCTTGGCGGGCCCTCTGGTGCTTTTAAAAAGTGCTTCGACATGTTGAAAAACCCCTCTCAATCCAAAATTAGTATACATCACGTTGGTAACGCTTTTGCTGCTGCATGTCGGCAAGATAGTCTTCCGCTTTTTCACGGCTCATGCTGCCTTCTTTTTCGATAATCGCAAGTAAAGTGTTATGGACGTCATATGCCATGTTTTTCTTGTCTCCGCAAATGTAAACAACCGCTCCTTCTTGAATCCATTCAAACAATTCTTTGCTATGTTCAAGCATACGGTGCTGCACATACACTTTTTCATCCGTATCACGCGAAAATGCCACATCCATTTTCGTCAGCACGCCTTCTTTCAGCCACTTTTGCCATTCTGTCTGATAAAGAAAGTCCGTCACATAATGCTGGTCCCCGAAGAATAACCATGATTTTCCTTCCGCTCCTATTTCTTCGCGTTCCTGCATAAAAGAGCGGAAGGGCGCGATGCCTGTTCCCGGTCCAACCATGATAATCGGCGTATCTGGGTTCTTTGGCAGCTTAAAGTTTTGGTTAGGCTGAATGTAAACCGGCAGCGTGTCCCCTGGCTGTAGACGTTCCGCGCATAAACAAGAGCAGACGCCTTTTCGTTTGCGTCCGTGTGCATCATATCGGACGGCACCGATAGTCAAATGCACTTCATCCGGATTCGCGGATAAGCTGCTCGCAATTGAGTAAAGGCGGGCCGGCATTTTCCTGAGAATCGAGATAAACGCTTGTGCCGATACCCTCCACGGCCCAAAATCACGGACCAGATCAAGTAAATCGCGCCCTTCAAGATATGCTTTTAAATTTTCTTCATTGTCTGGCGATAAAAGCTCTCGTAAATCCTTATTCGCTGAAAGTTGCACTGCCTGCTCAAGAAGCGGTTTTGTTAAAACTGTAATTTCAAAGTGAGAGACGAGCGCTTCTTTCAGTGGACGAACACCCCCCTGCTTATTGATCGTCACAAGTTCTTCCGGATCCCAGTTCATTTCTTCAAGAAACATGTCTACAAGAGCCGGCTCGTTTTCCGGATAGACACCAAGGATGTCACCTGGCTCAAATGTAAGGCCAGACCCTTCAAGCGATAATTCAAGGTGGCGTGTTTCTTTATTCGAACCACGACCGTTCAAATTTAAATTTTCAAGCACTTCCGCTTTGAACGGATTTGTTCTAGAATACACTGATTCACTCACTTGAAGGGCTGTTGCTGGAGCTGGAGTGGCACCTCCGCCCTGCTGTGCTTCACTTAATCCACCATAGACTCCTGCAAGCCATTCGGATGCTGGCTCATCATAGTCAAGATCGCAGTCAACACGCGGATAAAGCCGTGTGGCTCCGAGCTCTTCCAGCCGCTGATCGAACTCTTTTCCCGTCTGACAAAAAAACTCATATGAGCTGTCCCCGAGCGACAAAACAGAAAACCGAAGACCGTCAAGCTTTGGCGCCCGTCTGCCATGAAGAAACTCATGGAAAGACAGCGCGTTATCCGGCGGCTCCCCTTCCCCATGTGTGCTCACGATAATAAGCAGGTTTTGGGCTTTCTTCAAATGGTTTGCTTTAAAATCACTCATGGATGAAACGATTACTTGAAAGCCGTTCCCCTCTAGTGCCTTGCCTGCATTCTCCGCAAGCCTTTGGGCGTTGCCAGTCTGTGATCCATAAAGAATAATCACTTCTCTTGAAATTGTCTGTCCGGTGCTCTCGGCAGAAATTTCTGTCGTCAACACTTCTGATGTTCCTGGAGCAGAAGCAGACTGGATTGCTGTCAGATAACCGCTTAGCCAGGCTTTTTGCGATTCCGTCAAGGTCGGCAGAAGGCGGTTAAGGAGCTCTGCCTGCTCCTGATTAAATGGACTGTTTATTACCTGAAGTTGCAACGATATCCACCTCACACAGAAATATACACTTGATGTACGTCATTTCATTTGTACATTCACTTTTTAGTGAAAAAAAGATTAATTACATCGAATTTATATTATTCATATAAATTAAATTGGTTTTAATTATGTAGATTATTTTACCGGAAGTCATAGCGTTGGTAAAATAAATATAAATTATTATAATGATTAAAATTACTAATGATAGAATGGGATTTATTTGTACAATGTCGCGTGCTACGGAACACGAGAAAAAGCACTTCAGAACGCTGAAGTGCTTTTTCTGACAGATAATCCTTGTTGGAGAAAATGGGAATTATTTAGACATATATCCTAAACCGTGCTATTATCTCGCATGTTGATTAATAATAGCACGGAACTTTTGGGTTAACACGTTAACATCCTGATTTAATTCCGTTTTATTTAAGTAAATACGTACAAGACGTTCATCCATACTATACGTTTCTTCCAACCATCCTAATACTCCTCTGGCTTTACGATCGATTTCCAGCGCCACTTCAATTCCATTTTCCTCTACGTGGCACACAACTTCCACTTCATCAAGCTTTCCTCGATAATCACGGTTAGATGGACTAAACTCAAACTCCTGTACAAATGGAAGACGGCGACGGAAGAAAGGTGCATACTCGCAGTCTGCTTCCCGTAGTGTAAATCCGACCTGTTGGACAGCTTTTAGCACTTTTTCCATCCACGGATGTGGAAGCACTTGAATACGGTCGTTATCCCCGGCATCCACACCATTTTTAATATCTATATCTGTCTTAATCCAAATGGCCACGCTTCCAAGCGTAACAGGTGTGTCCAACGGTAGAGGAAACGCAAATGGAAACTCTTTTACTTCTTTAGGAAAAATAATGAATCCGTTAACTACTCGATGGGAAGCAATCGGAGATGTCTGGTATATTTTCTTATCGTCCTTTTCCATAATATAGCGGCTCATTACATACAGATCAATATCATCAATAGTTTGTTCTACATTTCCTCCACGCACATAGACGGTTCCTGTAATCGTATCGCCCGGACGATACTGCGAATAATCCAAAACCGTATCGACTGTAGCGGAACCAATGCCTACACTTGCCGCCATTTTTTTAAAAAACGACATTCATCATCTCTCCTTAAAGTTATATTTTCCTTATGTACTTTCACTTGCTGCTTATTAAGTTATACTAGAAAAAACGATTTTTGGTTTCAGTTTTTTATAAAAATTTAAACGAATATAAGTACTTCCTTCCTGATAACACCCCAATCGGAGTAGGAATTATGTGGATTGATGGAGTTCACGCGATAACTGGCGATAAAATCTTCAAGATAATTTATACAAAGTAAAACAGCATCTTTTGCTTGCTTTTCCTGTTATTATGTATGTGTTTTTGTATTTGGTTAAACTAGAATATATACGGAGTATTTTTATTCTCTGAATATTCTATTGGATTCATACGATATATTACTCTACTATCTACGCTCTACGTTTGTAAATCTTTATTAAAAAAAGAAATTCCCCAAAATAAGCTTTTTAGGGAATGGTAAAGATTTGTTATATGTTTAAAGCTTATAGAATTCTTTGGTTAAAATTTTGTACCTTATTAGACGCATCATTTTCC
Protein-coding sequences here:
- the cysI gene encoding assimilatory sulfite reductase (NADPH) hemoprotein subunit, whose amino-acid sequence is MSKHFLKAPEGPPSDVERIKEESNYLRGTLAESMLEPISAGISEDDNRLMKFHGSYLQDDRDLRNERQKQKLEPAYQFMLRVRLPGGVATPAQWLVMDELAQKYGNGTLKLTTRQTFQMHGILKWNMKKTIQEIHTSLLDTIAACGDVNRNVMCNPNPYQSEIHLEVYERAKKLSNDLLPRTRAYHELWLDEEKVAGTPEAEEVEPMYGPLYLPRKFKIGIAVPPSNDIDVYSQDLGFIAIVEEGKLVGFNVAIGGGMGMTHGDKATYPQLAKVIGFCTSDKIYDVAEKVITIQRDYGNRSVRKNARFKYTVDRLGLETIKAELEARLGWSLDEAKPYHFDHNGDRYGWVKGVQGIWHFTLFVQGGRVADFDDYKLKTGLREIAKIHTGDFRLTANQNLIIANVSSQTKKRISELIEQYGLTNGEHYTALRRSSLACVALPTCGLAMAEAERYLPVLLEKIEAIVDENGLCNEEITIRMTGCPNGCARPALGEIAFIGKAPGKYNMYLGAAFDGSRLSKMYRENIGEEEILSELRVLFSRYAKERREGEHFGDFVVRTDVVKAVTDGTNFHD
- a CDS encoding assimilatory sulfite reductase (NADPH) flavoprotein subunit, whose amino-acid sequence is MQLQVINSPFNQEQAELLNRLLPTLTESQKAWLSGYLTAIQSASAPGTSEVLTTEISAESTGQTISREVIILYGSQTGNAQRLAENAGKALEGNGFQVIVSSMSDFKANHLKKAQNLLIIVSTHGEGEPPDNALSFHEFLHGRRAPKLDGLRFSVLSLGDSSYEFFCQTGKEFDQRLEELGATRLYPRVDCDLDYDEPASEWLAGVYGGLSEAQQGGGATPAPATALQVSESVYSRTNPFKAEVLENLNLNGRGSNKETRHLELSLEGSGLTFEPGDILGVYPENEPALVDMFLEEMNWDPEELVTINKQGGVRPLKEALVSHFEITVLTKPLLEQAVQLSANKDLRELLSPDNEENLKAYLEGRDLLDLVRDFGPWRVSAQAFISILRKMPARLYSIASSLSANPDEVHLTIGAVRYDAHGRKRKGVCSCLCAERLQPGDTLPVYIQPNQNFKLPKNPDTPIIMVGPGTGIAPFRSFMQEREEIGAEGKSWLFFGDQHYVTDFLYQTEWQKWLKEGVLTKMDVAFSRDTDEKVYVQHRMLEHSKELFEWIQEGAVVYICGDKKNMAYDVHNTLLAIIEKEGSMSREKAEDYLADMQQQKRYQRDVY
- a CDS encoding sporulation protein encodes the protein MSFFKKMAASVGIGSATVDTVLDYSQYRPGDTITGTVYVRGGNVEQTIDDIDLYVMSRYIMEKDDKKIYQTSPIASHRVVNGFIIFPKEVKEFPFAFPLPLDTPVTLGSVAIWIKTDIDIKNGVDAGDNDRIQVLPHPWMEKVLKAVQQVGFTLREADCEYAPFFRRRLPFVQEFEFSPSNRDYRGKLDEVEVVCHVEENGIEVALEIDRKARGVLGWLEETYSMDERLVRIYLNKTELNQDVNVLTQKFRAIINQHAR